A region of Vitis vinifera cultivar Pinot Noir 40024 chromosome 13, ASM3070453v1 DNA encodes the following proteins:
- the LOC100263842 gene encoding uncharacterized protein LOC100263842 isoform X1 has protein sequence MASCCFPDILVWIQNLPPLHEWRTSTMSICICSPNSSAQPSLNLSIAKTLLNPSVSFSIIADFHLPISLWTSKPFKLSLKSSRLLDEETTSRLLSNIIEDILGYGFNKNNSWLRIPRIDSVANFKDIFTLSFHTLTFLILIYEAPADLRSKCLTNLKNQLAVSESREASKLLMRILGSNLEEQWMRSINLAITNWIVELQATGHALKTPSPLFSYAISTVGMWKVQLYCPVIAMDVENPSSSSPDERMLFSLNYHQLEGVIQFNYRVVVRERWVEVMVNIDNIRCDVVRLVSEALMTERGVGVAEKHFPSRISLQLTPALQTKVLSVSVSKSSENPTREIGLEKTIEGGFDGPSSYLGLKVSSAETMTMSLKPWKFEESVHGYSANLNWFLHDSVDGREVVSSKPSKIALIHPKAWFKDRYSSAYRPFTRQGGVVFAGDEYGENVRWKVDRTAMGKTMEWEIKGSISLTYWPNKCRTFYNETRRLEFREILRLTLG, from the exons ATGGCTTCTTGCTGCTTTCCTGATATATTGGTCTGGATTCAGAACCTTCCTCCACTCCATGAATGGAGAACAAGCACCATGTCCATCTGCATATGCTCTCCAAATTCAAGTGCTCAGCCCTCGCTTAATCTCTCCATAGCCAAAACCCTTCTAAACCCTTCTGTCTCCTTCTCTATCATTGCAGATTTCCATCTTCCCATCTCGCTTTGGACCTCCAAACCCTTCAAACTCAGCCTCAAATCCTCAAGATTACTAGATGAAGAAACCACTTCCAGACTTCTGTCCAATATCATTGAGGATATCCTCGGCTATGGCTTCAATAAAAACAACTCGTGGCTCAGAATTCCCAGAATAGATTCTGTCGCCAACTTCAAAGACATCTTCACTCTCTCATTTCACACCCTCACTTTTCTCATATTAATCTATGAAGCTCCGGCGGATCTCCGGTCGAAGTGCCTTACCAATCTGAAGAATCAACTAGCAGTCTCTGAGTCAAGAGAGGCATCAAAGCTTCTCATGAGAATCTTGGGATCCAACTTAGAGGAGCAGTGGATGAGATCCATAAATCTCGCCATTACTAACTGGATTGTAGAGCTCCAAGCTACTGGCCATGCCCTTAAAACCCCATCACCTCTATTTTCTTATGCGATTTCAACGGTTGGGATGTGGAAAGTTCAGCTTTATTGTCCAGTAATAGCCATGGATGTTGAAAATCCGAGCAGTTCTTCACCTGATGAGCGGATGCTCTTCTCTCTGAATTACCACCAGCTTGAGGGTGTGATCCAGTTTAACTACAGAGTTGTGGTTCGAGAAAGGTGGGTTGAAGTGATGGTGAACATAGATAATATAAG GTGTGATGTTGTTAGACTTGTGAGTGAGGCTCTCATGACAGAGCGTGGAGTTGGAGTAGCAGAAAAACACTTCCCTTCACGGATATCTCTGCAACTCACCCCAGCTCTTCAAACCAAGGTGCTGAGCGTATCAGTGAGCAAATCTTCTGAGAACCCCACAAGAGAAATCGGCTTGGAGAAGACGATAGAAGGTGGGTTTGATGGCCCCAGCTCCTACTTGGGACTTAAGGTTTCATCTGCAGAAACCATGACAATGAGCTTGAAGCCATGGAAGTTTGAGGAGTCCGTCCATGGCTACAGCGCAAACTTGAATTGGTTTCTTCATGATAGCGTTGATGGAAGGGAGGTCGTCTCTTCAAAGCCTTCAAAGATTGCCCTCATCCACCCAAAAGCTTGGTTCAAAGACCGATACTCCAGTGCTTACCGGCCTTTCACCAGGCAGGGAGGAGTAGTTTTTGCAGGCGACGAGTATGGAGAGAATGTGCGGTGGAAAGTGGACAGAACCGCCATGGGGAAGACAATGGAGTGGGAGATAAAAGGGTCGATTTCCTTGACATATTGGCCTAATAAATGCAGAACCTTCTATAATGAAACTAGGAGGTTAGAATTTAGAGAAATCCTTCGTCTTACCCTCGGTTAA
- the LOC100258686 gene encoding biotin carboxyl carrier protein of acetyl-CoA carboxylase 2, chloroplastic has translation MESVAVLRSVHYSVGAISNVRSFIERPTMVPMYNATWPTSNTLHVQGLTVGGKLISSPIKQKGTLISCVKTPETAGTAKCDDGNPQGLLQKDTLPSATFPNGFEALILEVCDETDVAELKLKVGDFEMHLRRNVGVTNPPMPVIAPTAPPTVSAKPPVESAPAAPPSLPPKPSQEKISPFTKSLLEKPSKLRALEASGANAYVLVSSPTVGSFRTGRTLKGKRQPPVCKEGDVIKEGQVIGYLDQFGSELPVKSDTAGEVLKVIFNDGEAVGYGDPLVAVLPSFHGIE, from the exons ATGGAGTCCGTCGCCGTTCTCCGATCTGTTCACT ATTCTGTAGGTGCTATTTCAAATGTTCGGTCATTTATTGAGAGACCTACCATGGTCCCCATGTATAATGCCACGTGGCCTACCTCAAATACATTGCATGTCCAAGGCTTGACAGTTGGTGGAAAGCTCATTTCTTCTCCAATTAAGCAGAAAGGAACACTAATTTCATGTGTAAAGACACCTGAAACTGCAGGAACAGCTAAATGTGATG ATGGCAATCCTCAAGGCTTACTGCAGAAGGATACTCTTCCAAGTGCAACTTTTCCTAATGGATTTGAG GCTTTGATTTTGGAGGTCTGTGACGAGACAGATGTTGCTGAGCTGAAGCTAAAA GTTGGAGACTTTGAAATGCATCTGAGGCGAAATGTAGGAGTCACAAACCCACCCATGCCTGTCATTGCACCTACAGCACCACCAACTGTTTCAGCTAAACCCCCAGTTGAATCAGCTCCTGCTGCCCCACCATCATTACCGCCAAAGCCCTCTCAAGAGAAAATCAGTCCATTTACAAAGAGCCTCTTAGAGAAACCTTCAAAGTTACGGGCCTTAGAAGCTTCTGGAGCTAATGCATATGTTTTGGTGTCTTCTCCAACA GTTGGTTCATTTCGAACTGGGAGGACACTGAAAGGAAAGAGGCAACCTCCTGTATGTAAAGAG GGTGATGTGATTAAAGAAGGACAAGTGATAGGCTATTTGGATCAATTTGGCTCTGAACTTCCTGTAAAG TCAGACACAGCTGGAGAAGTTTTGaaggtcatcttcaatgatGGAG AAGCTGTTGGTTATGGAGACCCCCTTGTCGCTGTCCTGCCATCATTTCATGGTATTGAGTGA
- the LOC100241569 gene encoding PRA1 family protein B3: protein MASPPTLPISSSQSTGVAAGQSQQPPIATPAFRAFMSRLSASIRHGFSQRRPWLELVDRSSMARPDNLSDAASRIRRNFSYFRVNYLTLLALVLAFSLLSHPFSLLVLLCLLAAWLFLYLFRPSDQPLVLLGRTFSDRETLGILVVLTIVVVFLTSVGSLLISALMIGLAIVCAHGAFRMPEDLFLDDQEPAASGFLSFLGGAASSAAAAAAPAVAARAVAARV from the coding sequence ATGGCGTCTCCTCCAACTCTCCCAATCTCTAGTTCCCAATCTACCGGTGTCGCCGCCGGTCAGTCGCAGCAGCCGCCTATAGCGACGCCGGCGTTCCGAGCATTCATGTCGCGTCTATCCGCCTCGATCCGCCACGGCTTCTCTCAGCGCCGGCCGTGGTTGGAGCTCGTCGACCGTAGCTCCATGGCCCGACCTGATAATCTTTCCGATGCTGCATCTCGGATTCGGAGGAATTTCTCGTACTTTCGCGTCAACTACCTAACCCTACTCGCGCTGGTATTggctttctctctcctctctcaccCTTTCTCTCTCCTCGTCCTCCTCTGCCTCCTCGCGGCGTGGCTCTTCCTCTACCTTTTCCGGCCCTCGGATCAGCCCTTGGTCCTCCTTGGCCGTACGTTTTCGGATCGCGAAACCCTAGGCATCTTGGTGGTGTTAACCATCGTGGTGGTGTTCCTCACCAGCGTTGGATCACTGCTGATCTCAGCATTGATGATTGGATTGGCCATTGTTTGCGCGCATGGTGCGTTTAGGATGCCGGAGGATCTGTTCCTTGATGATCAGGAGCCCGCCGCCTCCGGATTCCTCTCCTTCCTCGGCGGAGCGGCATCTTCCGCCGCCGCGGCTGCCGCTCCGGCCGTTGCCGCTCGGGCCGTTGCCGCTCGCGTATGA
- the LOC100263842 gene encoding uncharacterized protein LOC100263842 isoform X2 has product MASCCFPDILVWIQNLPPLHEWRTSTMSICICSPNSSAQPSLNLSIAKTLLNPSVSFSIIADFHLPISLWTSKPFKLSLKSSRLLDEETTSRLLSNIIEDILGYGFNKNNSWLRIPRIDSVANFKDIFTLSFHTLTFLILIYEAPADLRSKCLTNLKNQLAVSESREASKLLMRILGSNLEEQWMRSINLAITNWIVELQATGHALKTPSPLFSYAISTVGMWKVQLYCPVIAMDVENPSSSSPDERMLFSLNYHQLEGVIQFNYRVVVRERCDVVRLVSEALMTERGVGVAEKHFPSRISLQLTPALQTKVLSVSVSKSSENPTREIGLEKTIEGGFDGPSSYLGLKVSSAETMTMSLKPWKFEESVHGYSANLNWFLHDSVDGREVVSSKPSKIALIHPKAWFKDRYSSAYRPFTRQGGVVFAGDEYGENVRWKVDRTAMGKTMEWEIKGSISLTYWPNKCRTFYNETRRLEFREILRLTLG; this is encoded by the exons ATGGCTTCTTGCTGCTTTCCTGATATATTGGTCTGGATTCAGAACCTTCCTCCACTCCATGAATGGAGAACAAGCACCATGTCCATCTGCATATGCTCTCCAAATTCAAGTGCTCAGCCCTCGCTTAATCTCTCCATAGCCAAAACCCTTCTAAACCCTTCTGTCTCCTTCTCTATCATTGCAGATTTCCATCTTCCCATCTCGCTTTGGACCTCCAAACCCTTCAAACTCAGCCTCAAATCCTCAAGATTACTAGATGAAGAAACCACTTCCAGACTTCTGTCCAATATCATTGAGGATATCCTCGGCTATGGCTTCAATAAAAACAACTCGTGGCTCAGAATTCCCAGAATAGATTCTGTCGCCAACTTCAAAGACATCTTCACTCTCTCATTTCACACCCTCACTTTTCTCATATTAATCTATGAAGCTCCGGCGGATCTCCGGTCGAAGTGCCTTACCAATCTGAAGAATCAACTAGCAGTCTCTGAGTCAAGAGAGGCATCAAAGCTTCTCATGAGAATCTTGGGATCCAACTTAGAGGAGCAGTGGATGAGATCCATAAATCTCGCCATTACTAACTGGATTGTAGAGCTCCAAGCTACTGGCCATGCCCTTAAAACCCCATCACCTCTATTTTCTTATGCGATTTCAACGGTTGGGATGTGGAAAGTTCAGCTTTATTGTCCAGTAATAGCCATGGATGTTGAAAATCCGAGCAGTTCTTCACCTGATGAGCGGATGCTCTTCTCTCTGAATTACCACCAGCTTGAGGGTGTGATCCAGTTTAACTACAGAGTTGTGGTTCGAGAAAG GTGTGATGTTGTTAGACTTGTGAGTGAGGCTCTCATGACAGAGCGTGGAGTTGGAGTAGCAGAAAAACACTTCCCTTCACGGATATCTCTGCAACTCACCCCAGCTCTTCAAACCAAGGTGCTGAGCGTATCAGTGAGCAAATCTTCTGAGAACCCCACAAGAGAAATCGGCTTGGAGAAGACGATAGAAGGTGGGTTTGATGGCCCCAGCTCCTACTTGGGACTTAAGGTTTCATCTGCAGAAACCATGACAATGAGCTTGAAGCCATGGAAGTTTGAGGAGTCCGTCCATGGCTACAGCGCAAACTTGAATTGGTTTCTTCATGATAGCGTTGATGGAAGGGAGGTCGTCTCTTCAAAGCCTTCAAAGATTGCCCTCATCCACCCAAAAGCTTGGTTCAAAGACCGATACTCCAGTGCTTACCGGCCTTTCACCAGGCAGGGAGGAGTAGTTTTTGCAGGCGACGAGTATGGAGAGAATGTGCGGTGGAAAGTGGACAGAACCGCCATGGGGAAGACAATGGAGTGGGAGATAAAAGGGTCGATTTCCTTGACATATTGGCCTAATAAATGCAGAACCTTCTATAATGAAACTAGGAGGTTAGAATTTAGAGAAATCCTTCGTCTTACCCTCGGTTAA